Proteins encoded by one window of Torulaspora delbrueckii CBS 1146 chromosome 2, complete genome:
- the YLF2 gene encoding Ylf2p (similar to Saccharomyces cerevisiae YLF2 (YHL014C); ancestral locus Anc_2.549) has product MSSLRKVFLGRPSNNLTSGIVGLANVGKSTFFQAITNSKLGNPANYPFATIEPEEAKVQIPSPKLDHLQRLYQSGKKISATLTVYDIAGLVRGASQGEGMGSAFLNDIKHVDGIFQIVRGFRNTDITHIEGSVDPVRDLSVVQDELVLKDVEFLESIREKLSKKMGRTAKNSTDFIDMEQELNLMNLLEEHLYEGKRISHFKNDWSVKEVAIVNKHNFLTAKPNLVLLNVTPKDYLLQKNEFVKDVEAWIDEFAPGDQLMLFSAEFETIYNDCKGDEDELANYVARMFHGEDHSLVPRSALPEIILKMRELLGLISFYTCGPMEVRQWTLRQGSTAPEAAGVIHTDLQDTFINANIIKFEDVFELEPPFQESVLRSQGKIKRVGKQHIMEDSDIAVFQAAGAKAR; this is encoded by the coding sequence ATGTCATCGCTGAGGAAAGTGTTCCTTGGAAGACCATCGAACAATCTTACTAGTGGGATCGTTGGTCTGGCCAATGTAGGGAAATCGACTTTTTTCCAGGCGATAACCAATTCGAAACTGGGCAATCCAGCAAATTATCCATTCGCTACCATAGAaccagaagaagctaaGGTACAAATTCCATCTCCAAAGCTGGACCATTTACAAAGACTGTATCAAAGTGGAAAGAAAATCTCAGCAACTTTGACCGTTTATGACATCGCTGGGCTAGTCAGAGGCGCATCCCAGGGTGAAGGTATGGGGTCGGCGTTCCTAAACGATATAAAGCATGTCGATggtatctttcaaattgtcAGAGGATTTCGAAATACTGATATTACACATATTGAGGGATCGGTCGATCCAGTAAGGGATCTTTCAGTAGTTCAGGATGAATTGGTGCTCAAGGACGTTGAGTTCTTGGAGAGTATCAGAGAGAAACTATCAAAAAAAATGGGTAGAACAGCTAAGAATTCAACCGATTTTATTGATATGGAGCAAGAATTGAATCTAATGAATTTGCTGGAGGAGCATTTGTATGAAGGTAAGAGAATAAGTCATTTTAAGAATGATTGGAGTGTGAAAGAAGTTGCAATCGTAAACAAACATAACTTCTTAACTGCAAAACCCAATTTAGTACTACTGAACGTTACTCCAAAGGATTATCTGCTTCAGAAAAACGAGTTTGTCAAGGACGTTGAAGCGTGGATCGATGAGTTTGCACCTGGTGATCAGCTGATGTTGTTTAGCGCTGAGTTCGAAACAATATACAATGATTGCAAAGGCGATGAAGACGAATTGGCTAATTATGTGGCTCGGATGTTTCATGGCGAAGATCACTCTTTGGTTCCAAGATCTGCTTTGCCTGAGATTATATTAAAAATGCGAGAGTTGCTGGGTCTGATTAGTTTTTACACTTGCGGTCCCATGGAAGTCAGACAGTGGACCTTGAGACAAGGATCTACTGCACCTGAAGCCGCAGGTGTCATTCATACAGATCTGCAGGATACGTTCATCAATGCGAATATTAtaaagtttgaagatgttttCGAACTGGAACCACCCTTCCAGGAGTCTGTACTGAGATCCCAGGGCAAGATTAAGCGTGTGGGCAAACAACATATAATGGAAGATAGCGATATTGCAGTTTTCCAAGCGGCAGGCGCCAAGGCAAGATAG
- the RPS20 gene encoding 40S ribosomal protein uS10 (similar to Saccharomyces cerevisiae RPS20 (YHL015W); ancestral locus Anc_2.550) — translation MSDFQKEKGEEQEQPQIIKIRITLTSTKVKQLENVSNNIVKNAEQHKLVKKGPVRLPTKVLKISTRKTPNGEGSKTWDTYEMRIHKRYIDLEAPVPIVKRITQITIEPGVDVEVVVAKN, via the coding sequence ATGTCTGACTTCCAAAAAGAGAAAGGTGAGGAGCAAGAGCAACctcaaatcatcaagatcAGAATTACTTTGACCTCCACCAAGGTTAAGCAATTGGAGAACGTTTCTAACAACATTGTTAAGAACGCTGAACAACACAAGTTGGTTAAGAAGGGTCCAGTTAGATTGCCTACCAAggtcttgaagatctcTACCAGAAAGACTCCAAATGGTGAAGGTTCTAAGACCTGGGACACTTACGAGATGAGAATCCACAAGAGATACATCGACTTGGAAGCTCCAGTCCCAATCGTCAAGAGAATCACTCAAATCACCATTGAACCTGGTGTGGATGTCGAAGTTGTCGTTGCCAAGAACTAA
- the TDEL0B06400 gene encoding lung seven transmembrane receptor family protein (similar to Saccharomyces cerevisiae YHL017W and PTM1 (YKL039W); ancestral locus Anc_2.552): MKLWSPFPALLVLLNCVLVLANKETINQNDHQVCSGMYSKEDWKGKVDPFISFNVKDISEISEGDPGMYVAIFDFQDFEHLGAVLPDGSKYYICDDYAIELGLCEESHKNEFIVEEVAYDPFSEENRTLVNQIMTFSQNSKGLHDTKYPVKQTGYYCVTAFTSSSSTKFKATVNFRNAYGHLAASEVNKMPLYGLLAIGYVVAMALYSFAFWKHKHELLALQKYLLAFFVFLTAETIFVWAFYSIKNEKGDSAGLKVYLVFLSILTAGKVTFSFFLLLLVGLGYGIVYPKLNRTLMRRCQMFAALNFALCVAFLIQSYLQRADSTSLLIFITMVPLTISMFVFYFMVLRCMGNTVRYLKEQRQVVKLNMYTKLLTIIYASLLIVLAGLVISTFVLIGMNTIEMIEQHWRTRFFFTDLWPSLVYFGVFVTISFIWRPTDTSYMLACSQQLPTDPENVADFDLDDLQSLGEPADEFDDTIRDEDMIFTDEEDNRNDTQQHTTEHPK, encoded by the coding sequence ATGAAGCTGTGGAGTCCGTTTCCAGCACTACTCGTGCTGTTGAACTGTGTTTTGGTGTTGGCTAATAAGGAAACGATAAACCAAAATGACCACCAAGTTTGTTCTGGGATGTACTCTAAAGAGGATTGGAAAGGAAAGGTGGACCCGTTCATTTCATTTAATGTGAAGGATATAAGTGAAATATCTGAGGGAGACCCTGGGATGTATGTGgcaatctttgattttcaggattttgaacatttggGAGCAGTTTTACCGGATGGCTCTAAGTATTACATTTGCGATGATTATGCAATTGAACTGGGGTTATGTGAAGAATCACACAAGAATGAGTTTATTGTTGAGGAAGTAGCGTATGATCCTTTCTCGGAGGAAAATAGGACTCTAGTGAATCAGATTATGACTTTTTCCCAGAACTCTAAGGGTTTGCACGATACTAAGTATCCTGTTAAGCAGACCGGCTACTACTGTGTTACTGCATTTACCAGCTCCAGCTctacaaaattcaaagcCACCGTCAATTTCAGGAATGCCTACGGTCACTTAGCCGCCTCAGAAGTCAATAAAATGCCGCTATATGGGTTATTGGCAATCGGATACGTTGTAGCGATGGCTTTGTACTCGTTTGCGTTCTGGAAGCACAAGCACGAATTATTAGCGTTGCAAAAGTACCTATTGGCTTTCTTCGTGTTTTTAACTGCAGAAACCATCTTTGTGTGGGCGTTTTACAGTATTAAGAACGAAAAGGGAGACAGTGCTGGTCTGAAAGTTTACCTGGTGTTCTTGTCAATTCTGACCGCCGGCAAAGTGACATTTTCGTTCTTCCTACTATTATTGGTTGGTTTAGGTTATGGTATCGTTTATCCTAAATTAAACAGAACTTTGATGAGACGTTGCCAGATGTTTGCCGCTTTGAATTTTGCCCTTTGTGTTGCATTCTTGATCCAGAGTTATTTACAAAGAGCAGACTCCACTTCTCTATTGATCTTTATCACCATGGTCCCATTGACCATCTCCATGTTTGTCTTTTACTTTATGGTTCTTAGATGCATGGGCAATACTGTGCGTTATTTGAAGGAGCAAAGACAAGTTGTTAAGTTGAACATGTACACGAAGCTTTTGACTATAATTTACGCTTCGCTACTGATAGTTCTTGCCGGCCTGGTGATCTCCACATTTGTTCTTATCGGCATGAACACGATCGAAATGATTGAACAACATTGGAGAACAAGATTCTTTTTCACCGATCTATGGCCAAGTCTCGTTTATTTCGGTGTCTTTGTCacaatctctttcatctGGAGGCCTACTGACACTTCATACATGCTAGCTTGCTCTCAGCAGTTGCCCACTGATCCTGAGAATGTCGCAGATTTTGATCTCGATGATCTACAATCTCTGGGAGAACCAGCTGACGAGTTTGATGACACTATAAGAGATGAAGACATGATATTTACCGATGAGGAAGACAACCGTAATGACACCCAACAGCACACAACCGAGCACCCAAAATGA
- the NFU1 gene encoding Nfu1p (similar to Saccharomyces cerevisiae NFU1 (YKL040C); ancestral locus Anc_2.553), with the protein MYAHLRSVVKPRSGLSSSLCRRWINVKTLTTPNENALKYISTDGEMLQDRGASSIEIKNTDESLINHSKIAQRIFLQCPGVESLMIGDNFLTVNKDSMVHWNQITPKVIELLTQYLASGETAVSDEFHTVRENSDVGYDVSVPTFELTEEDEEISDMIDELIQTRIRPAIQDDGGDIQYRAYDPKTGTVYLKLQGACKSCSSSEDTLKYGIESMLKHYVEEVQNVVQMLDPEEEVALKEFDKLEQKLQSKNV; encoded by the coding sequence ATGTATGCTCATTTACGTTCCGTGGTTAAGCCAAGAAGTGGATTGTCCTCTTCGCTATGTCGTAGATGGATTAATGTGAAGACACTGACTACTCCCAATGAgaatgctttgaaatatatCTCAACGGATGGGGAAATGTTGCAAGATCGTGGTGCAAGCAGTATAGAGATCAAAAATACCGATGAGTCTTTGATAAACCACTCCAAGATAGCTCAACGAATTTTCCTACAATGTCCCGGAGTCGAATCGCTCATGATCGGTGATAACTTTCTCACTGTGAACAAGGACAGTATGGTTCATTGGAACCAGATTACTCCCAAGGTTATCGAGTTATTGACACAATATTTAGCTTCGGGAGAGACTGCAGTTTCTGATGAGTTCCACACTGTCAGAGAGAACAGTGACGTTGGGTACGATGTGTCGGTGCCTACGTTCGAGCTAAcagaagaggatgaagaaatcagTGATATGATTGATGAGTTGATTCAAACGAGGATCAGACCAGCTATTCAAGATGATGGTGGCGATATACAATATCGAGCATATGATCCAAAGACGGGAACAGTTTATCTAAAATTGCAGGGTGCTTGTAAATCATGTTCTTCGAGCGAGGATACATTGAAATACGGTATCGAATCAATGTTAAAACATTACGTTGAAGAAGTGCAGAACGTCGTACAAATGCTTGACCCAGAAGAGGAAGTGGCATTGAAGGAATTCGATAAGCTTGAGCAAAAACTGCAGTCTAAGAACGTTTGA
- the MCO14 gene encoding 4a-hydroxytetrahydrobiopterin dehydratase (similar to Saccharomyces cerevisiae YHL018W; ancestral locus Anc_2.554), giving the protein MYNKLSKVAPVAVTGTNLTKALASLQSWSVVDKSLTKDVVFPDFESTWGFLTQVSMRSHLWGHHPTITTTYNKVQLKLQTHDLENEISDIDIKMAKRIDRYIQMYGNLKR; this is encoded by the coding sequence ATGTATAACAAACTGAGTAAAGTGGCGCCTGTGGCAGTCACTGGAACTAATTTGACCAAAGCGTTGGCCTCGTTACAGTCTTGGAGCGTCGTGGATAAGTCATTGACGAAGGATGTCGTCTTCCCAGATTTCGAATCAACGTGGGGATTCTTGACACAAGTGTCAATGAGATCTCATTTGTGGGGGCACCACCCTACTATCACTACGACATACAACAAGGTTCAGCTTAAGCTACAAACTCACGATTTAGAGAACGAAATAAGTGATATTGACATAAAGATGGCCAAAAGAATTGACAGATATATACAGATGTATGGAAACCTTAAGAGATGA
- the APM2 gene encoding Apm2p (similar to Saccharomyces cerevisiae APM2 (YHL019C); ancestral locus Anc_2.555) yields MSSCIFITDENLEPLISKNIKAIPNLQGILRLFKSVYTPESQPVISASSFHFVHIKRSSLLYVSVIHAYDASANVMLIATFLDQFHSLLKKYLAVSALDKNMVLDNVLLIMELIDESIDFGVIQITDASIMRDYIRVKVNMPENKTIDDLSLGDSDTDEEDNKKTKRRSGKPNLYKFLRGAKDGTHKAEHTDTAAKEDDVEDSYNSYIAKATIMPVSWRAKGIHYARNEFFLDVVEQVQYLMDFNSGIIKKNLIHGKIICKSYLSGMPKLKIAFNKLSQKDEQFISHSKFHQCVTWPSSNEKEIEFIPPDGDFVLCQYELKRHVKDQPMLKLVSFGVKPKLKKYKIQMSCTIETHFKARNSTSTLNLKIPLARLFQEYQIDLKKPARFKSDSGKVLFNISDDFLLWDIEVMKGGHGDTQLSMAAEFSLFNKKEFEEEQEELKNSMNPPPLRDGPKLEELYDQVHNEKGPSKMASRLLSMKFEIPYSTCSGLQVEYLKIDEEQLQYQSFPWVRYKTVNDEEYGYYV; encoded by the coding sequence ATGTCATCATGCATATTCATCACTGATGAGAATTTGGAACCATTAATATCAAAGAATATCAAAGCTATACCGAACCTTCAAGGAATTTTAAGATTATTCAAGAGTGTTTACACGCCGGAATCGCAGCCCGTTATCTCGGCAAGCAGCTTCCATTTCGTTCATATCAAACGTAGCTCACTTCTCTATGTGTCAGTTATCCATGCTTATGATGCCAGTGCCAATGTCATGCTAATTGCCACCTTTCTGGATCAGTTTCATTCACTACTCAAGAAATACCTCGCTGTCTCAGCCCTAGATAAGAACATGGTTCTCGATAATGTGTTACTTATTATGGAGttaattgatgaaagtatTGATTTTGGTGTTATACAGATTACAGATGCAAGTATAATGAGGGATTACATCAGAGTTAAAGTGAACATGCCCGAAAACAAGacaattgatgatttgagTTTAGGTGATAGTGAcactgatgaagaggacaacaagaagacaaaAAGACGCAGTGGTAAACCTAACTTGTACAAATTCCTACGTGGGGCCAAAGATGGCACCCACAAAGCTGAGCATACTGACACAGCAGCCAAGGAAGATGATGTCGAAGACTCATATAACAGTTATATCGCGAAAGCGACTATCATGCCCGTTTCTTGGAGAGCGAAAGGTATACATTATGCTCGAAATGAGTTCTTTTTAGATGTGGTGGAACAAGTACAATACCTGATGGATTTCAACAGCGGCATAATTAAGAAGAATCTCATTCACGGCAAAATAATCTGCAAATCTTATTTATCTGGTATGCCCAAACTGAAAATTGCATTCAACAAACTATCTCAGAAGGACGAACAATTTATATCACactcaaaatttcatcaatgcgTAACATGGCCATCCTCGAATGAAAAAGAGATAGAATTCATACCACCTGATGGTGATTTCGTGCTATGTCAATACGAACTTAAAAGGCATGTCAAAGATCAGCCGATGTTAAAGCTCGTATCATTCGGTGTGAAGCCCAAGCTTAAGAAATATAAGATACAAATGTCTTGTACAATTGAAACTCATTTCAAAGCTCGAAATTCGACGTCAACGTTAAACCTTAAAATTCCTCTGGCCCGATTGTTTCAGGAgtatcaaattgatttaAAAAAACCTGCCAGATTCAAAAGCGATTCAGGAAAGGTCTTATTCAACATCAGTGACGATTTCCTGCTATGGGACATAGAAGTCATGAAGGGAGGTCATGGAGACACCCAACTCTCCATGGCAGCGGAATTCTCGTTGTTCAATAAAAAAGAAtttgaggaagaacaagaggagttgaagaattcaatgAATCCACCGCCTCTGAGAGATGGTCCaaaattggaagaattgtATGACCAGGTTCATAATGAAAAAGGTCCCTCAAAAATGGCATCACGGCTACTCTCCATGAAGTTTGAGATTCCGTACAGTACCTGTAGTGGTCTTCAAGTTGAGTATCttaaaattgatgaagagcaattgcaatatcaatcttttccatgGGTAAGATACAAGACAgtcaatgatgaagaatatggATATTATGTTTGA
- the TDEL0B06440 gene encoding uncharacterized protein (ancestral locus Anc_2.556) — MWNILRRVSFRRSASKWAQLSQCYDEIPPKVQLMMRESGRQSVIRCGVLKRANGHQSLPTFLGALLADVYASDQTWLAVLLNRQVTRASSLLLIKFGEQFDTQQDGNYTRFAVPSPFLKDCNVEFLEITFPDSKQGEDECHFYIDLSDGSTKRLYRWPTVTVNDTTSSDPLPLSNQVNSSMAAEGILKFIRDKSSVSSYLQAMDRSNMSSFADRLKHKIHDRKKIFSDLGMATLKNLMDSDESLIENHISESQKQEMIRQVEGWRRQAHEELQSEVLPLLQKFLKSHLSIWRIYSYSEDKFNLRLKELVDKPLRDLKMVNLLYSLRGKLQLEGSVNSPLHNAHLFEKEVTLAHRDLNKVIYQNFFKLQLPLIVCSTMGYVSEQFSLYSMGALASLGIVLGLQRVISSWELASKKIVDNIYDAIRTYIEYESNFMIQQCNEKFAEDETKHKHKQEILNSLLQDLRK; from the coding sequence ATGTGGAATATTTTGAGGAGAGTGTCTTTCAGACGATCGGCTAGTAAGTGGGCGCAATTGTCTCAATGCTATGACGAAATACCTCCAAAGGTACAGCTAATGATGAGGGAAAGTGGTAGACAGTCTGTTATCAGATGTGGAGTATTGAAACGAGCCAACGGACATCAGTCTTTACCTACCTTTTTGGGGGCTTTACTAGCAGATGTCTATGCATCTGACCAAACATGGTTAGCAGTGCTACTTAATCGACAGGTTACTCGTGctagctctcttcttctgatcaAATTTGGCGAACAGTTCGATACACAGCAAGATGGAAACTACACGAGATTTGCTGTCCCTTCTCCCTTTCTGAAAGATTGTAATGTCGAATTTCTGGAAATAACCTTTCCAGATAGTAAGCAAGGTGAGGATGAATGCCATTTCTACATAGACCTGAGCGATGGGAGCACCAAGAGGCTCTATAGATGGCCTACCGTAACTGTTAATGATACGACTAGCTCCGATCCTCTTCCATTGTCCAACCAAGTCAATTCTTCTATGGCAGCCGAAGGAATTCTCAAGTTTATACGTGATAAGAGCTCTGTGAGTTCATATTTACAAGCCATGGACAGGTCCAATATGAGCAGTTTTGCTGATAGATTAAAACACAAGATCCATGacaggaagaagatatttTCTGATTTGGGAATGGCCACATTGAAGAATCTTATGGACAGCGACGAATCACTGATCGAAAATCATATTTCAGAGTCTCAAAAGCAGGAAATGATCAGACAGGTCGAAGGTTGGAGGCGTCAGGCACACGAAGAGTTGCAAAGTGAAGTATTGCCTCTTCTacaaaagttcttgaagagcCATCTTTCAATATGGAGGATTTATTCGTATTCTGAGGATAAATTCAATTTGAGGCTTAAAGAACTGGTGGACAAACCGTTACGcgatttgaaaatggtcaatCTTTTATACAGTTTGAGAGGCAAACTTCAATTGGAAGGATCTGTTAATTCACCACTGCATAATGCACATTTGTTCGAAAAGGAAGTGACATTGGCACACCGAGACCTAAATAAGGTGATTTATCagaacttcttcaaattgcaaCTGCCACTGATCGTATGTTCTACTATGGGCTATGTATCGGAACAATTCTCTCTATATTCCATGGGCGCGTTGGCCTCGCTTGGTATTGTCCTtggtttgcaaagagtAATATCAAGCTGGGAACTTGCctcaaagaaaattgttgataACATCTATGATGCCATCAGGACTTACATTGAATATGAGAGCAACTTCATGATTCAGCAATGTAACGAAAAATTTGCCGAAGACGAGACCAAGCACAAGCACAAGCAAGAGATCTTGAACAGTCTACTACAGGACTTGAGGAAGTAA
- the OPI1 gene encoding transcriptional regulator OPI1 (similar to Saccharomyces cerevisiae OPI1 (YHL020C); ancestral locus Anc_2.557), protein MALSQHPGLSEEDVEAAEVLDVLRNSHGQRDQPKIEPLNAKGDTRSVNLESSSPQTQYSLLDRVRKNPVINNVVSLYEMNSKKRAASAESADEGDQDSNEAVTADDCNLYDEGEEQYAHDVGISKRQKLTKAIAKSKGNLKEYQLNMSIGSKKRLIACLHLLKLANKQLTNRVSYLQQQVEIERENKKTTRRSKMPENENNGDDDESDEEFFDASESVDDQSTVIKMEVVGTVKKVYSLISKFAGNSLPEPARSQVRQTLLNLPTNWTISVNKSSLSPKTHRRRRQLSANGKVLILAEESLTVVRNVMNVVDCTLGKAEEWVKQKQEVKELLKERFIHQQLKKQIREQLEREIHEAEK, encoded by the coding sequence ATGGCACTGTCACAACATCCAGGGTTatcagaggaagatgtgGAGGCAGCAGAAGTTTTAGATGTGTTGCGAAATTCACATGGGCAAAGAGACCAACCAAAGATAGAGCCACTAAATGCGAAAGGGGATACAAGAAGTGTCAATCTAGAATCATCCTCGCCACAAACACAATACTCTCTGCTGGATAGAGTAAGGAAGAACCCTGTGATCAATAACGTAGTCTCACTGTATGAGATGAACAGTAAGAAAAGAGCTGCATCTGCTGAGAGTGCAGACGAAGGAGACCAGGATTCGAATGAAGCAGTAACTGCGGATGACTGCAATCTCTACGACGAGGGTGAAGAACAGTATGCGCATGATGTaggaatttcaaagagacaaaagCTAACAAAGGCCATTGCTAAGAGTAAAGgtaatttgaaagagtaCCAATTGAACATGTCTATTGGATCTAAAAAGAGACTGATAGCATGTCTACATCTGCTCAAGCTGGCTAATAAGCAACTGACGAATAGGGTCTCATATCTACAACAACAAGTGGAAATTGAACGAGAGAATAAAAAGACTACAAGAAGGAGTAAAATGCCCGAGAACGAAAACAACGGCGATGATGAcgaaagtgatgaagagttcTTCGATGCATCGGAATCTGTCGATGATCAGTCGACTGTTATCAAGATGGAGGTGGTTGGGACGGTCAAGAAGGTTTACTCCCTGATATCCAAATTCGCAGGGAATTCTCTTCCCGAGCCAGCACGGTCCCAAGTGCGTCAAACGCTGCTCAATCTTCCCACAAATTGGACAATTAGTGTGAATAAATCGTCACTGTCACCGAAGACGCATCGACGTCGCAGGCAACTATCTGCCAACGGTAAAGTGCTAATCCTCGCAGAGGAGTCTCTAACTGTGGTAAGAAACGTTATGAACGTTGTGGACTGCACTCTCGGGAAGGCCGAAGAGTGGGTCAAgcagaaacaagaagtCAAAGAACTGCTGAAGGAGAGGTTCATTCACcaacagttgaaaaaacaaATTAGAGAGCAGTTGGAAAGGGAGATACACGAAGCGGAAAAATGA
- the VPS24 gene encoding ESCRT-III subunit protein VPS24 (similar to Saccharomyces cerevisiae VPS24 (YKL041W); ancestral locus Anc_2.558), translated as MDYVKKAIWGPDPKEQHRNIKSTLRKNGRSIDKSLRELSVLQNKTQQLIKRAAKKNDVKTVRLYAKELYAINRQYSRMYTSKAQLDSVGMKIEEAVRMRTLSNQMADSTGLMREVNSLVRLPQLQGTMIELEKELMKAGIISEMVDDTMESVQDQDEELDEEIDEQVNKIVEQYTNEKFNKVDHVPITELPTMDQQEEETPEDKVDEEADNMLNEMRERLKALQS; from the coding sequence ATGGATTACGTTAAGAAAGCAATCTGGGGGCCAGATCCCAAGGAGCAGCACCGGAACATAAAGTCGACATTAAGAAAGAATGGACGTAGTATAGATAAGTCACTAAGAGAATTGTCCGTACTTCAAAATAAGACCCAGCAACTGATTAAGCGAGCTGCTAAGAAGAATGACGTCAAGACAGTGAGACTGTATGCCAAGGAATTGTATGCGATCAATCGACAGTATAGTAGAATGTACACATCAAAGGCACAGCTGGACTCTGTCGGGATGAAAATAGAAGAGGCCGTTAGAATGCGTACACTATCAAACCAAATGGCCGATAGTACAGGTCTCATGAGAGAGGTAAACTCTTTGGTGAGATTGCCTCAATTACAAGGCACAATGATCGAGCTAGAGAAGGAATTAATGAAAGCTGGCATTATAAGCGAGATGGTCGATGATACGATGGAAAGCGTCCAGGAtcaagatgaagagctggacgaagagattgatgagCAGGTCAACAAGATAGTAGAACAATACACAAACgagaaattcaacaaagtGGATCACGTTCCTATTACAGAGCTACCTACCATGGACCAACAAGAGGAGGAGACACCTGAAGATAAGGTCGACGAAGAGGCTGATAATATGCTCAATGAAATGAGAGAAAGACTAAAGGCCTTACAAAGTTGA
- the TDEL0B06470 gene encoding uncharacterized protein yields MSRVKEHSINGFNDCNRRFTDRESLTSNSCSNLISAQAFFSFGCLQWRLLGCCLRFYLKGDLGGYFYSKNIYLQSKQSQQSSAKLSKVQHYFHYGIIEMFRVSFSPSLTSLILIWSRYRRLNGLMCSIWFQQANTTLTKLLRQIDTFQICGSNSPFS; encoded by the coding sequence ATGTCAAGGGTGAAAGAGCATTCTATAAATGGGTTCAATGACTGCAACCGGCGATTTACTGATAGAGAGAGCTTAACGAGCAATTCATGCTCAAACCTTATCAGTGCTCAagcttttttttcatttggTTGTTTACAATGGCGCCTTCTCGGTTGTTGTCTAAGATTTTATCTCAAGGGGGACCTCGGCGGCTATTTTTACAGTAAGAATATTTACCTGCAAAGTAAGCAAAGTCAGCAAAGTTCAGCAAAGCTCAGCAAAGTTCAGCATTACTTTCATTACGGCATAATAGAAATGTTTCGTGTCTctttttctccaagtttGACCTCTTTGATTTTAATCTGGAGCAGGTACCGGCGTTTAAATGGGTTGATGTGCAGTATTTGGTTCCAGCAAGCTAACACTACTTTAACGAAACTGCTTAGACAAATTGACACCTTCCAGATATGCGGCTCGAATTCACCGTTTTCCTAG